A stretch of DNA from Danio rerio strain Tuebingen ecotype United States chromosome 10, GRCz12tu, whole genome shotgun sequence:
AACTTGGGGTGATGATACAGATACATATGGGGTTGAAGGTACTGAAACAACCTGGCTTGTTGAACCTTTACCCTGGAGTAGTTTTTGCAGAGTGAGGGGAGCAGAGGAATCAGTCTGAGTGCCATAGACAGAGGTAACCTGCTTTGAACTTGGCACAGGGGTCAACTGACTAGTAACAACTTGGGGGAATGATACAGATACGTATGGGGTTGAAGATCCATAAACAACCTGGCTTGTTGAATCTTGACCCTGGAGTAGTTCTTGCAAAGTGAAAGGGGCAGAGGATCCTGTCTCGGTGGTATAGATGGAGGTTATCTGCTTTGAACTTGGCACTGCCGTCGACTGACTAGTAACACTTTGGGGCAATGATACAGATACGTATGGGGTTGAAGATCCATAAACACCCTGGCTTGTTGAATCTTGACCCTGGAGTAGTTCTTGCAAAGTGAAAGGGGCAGAGGATCCTGTCTGGGTGGTATAGACTGAGGTTAACTGCTCTGAGTTTGGCACTAATGTTGACTGACTAGTAACACCTTGGGGCAATGATACAGCTACATATGGGGTTGAAGGTACTGAAACAACCTGGCTTTTTGAACCTTTACCCTGTAGTAATTTTTGCAGAGTGAACGGAGCAGACGAACCAGTCTGAGTGCCATAGACAGAGGTAACCTGCTTTGAACTTGGCACAGGGGTCAACTGACTAGTAACAACTTGGGGCAATGATACAGATACGTATGGGGTTGAACCATAAACAACTTGGCTTGTTGAGTCTGAACCCTGGAGTAGTTCTTGCAAAGTGAAAGGGGCAGAGGATCCGGTCTGGGTTGTATAGACAGAGGTAACCTGCTTTGAACCTGGCCCAGGTGTCAACGGACTAGTAACAACTTGGGGTGATGATACAGATATGTAAGGGGTTGAAGATCCTAAACCTAATCGACTTGTGGCATCTTGAGTCTGGATTTGCCCACCATATGTGGTACTTTCTTGCAAAGTAAAAGGGGAAGAGGATCCTGCCTGGGTGCCATAGAAAGAGGTAAATTGCTTTGAACTTGGTCGAGTTATGTACTGACTAGCAACATATTTGGGCAATGATATGGTTGTATATGGGGATGAAGATCCTGGAGCAGACTGACTTGTACCTTGAGCCTGGGTAATTACACCATAGGTGGTACCTTGAGAAACGGAACTAGACAGACTAGGAGAGCTCTGATCATTAGTGGACTGGCCAGAAACTCCAGTCTTCAAAGCAAAGCTGCCACCTTCCCCTTGTGCAAAAACAAtttgtttagaaccacttgaagtGGATGATCCAGACAAGCCCTGAAGTGACGCTAAACCACTCATACCAGAAGCTGAAGAGGGGGTATTTGGAGATAGAGCTTGGGGTGTAGAGTCAGAACTGCTGGAAACACCACCTTTAACAACCTGAAGTAGATTAAACTCAGGTCTGTTTTCTGGCAAACTAGAGACCACTTCTTCAAGCAAAACCCCAGTGACAGGGGCTTCTGGCACAGAAGACTGGACCACAAGAGGCAAGAAAGCGTTGTCAGATGGCTGACCCCACCATTGGCCAGCATTTGGATAAGTTGAATCTAgagaacaaacaaaaatactcaattaaaaaaaaaaaaaaaaaaaaaaaaaaaaaaaatctttgtacacatttctacacaaatatttattaaaatcttaCAGTGTCCATGTATATACACATGCACCTCAAGTCCTTTACATTAAACTGTATAAGGCAGCTCAATAGCTTCTGTAAAAAACAGAGCTACACAAAAGCTTAAATTGTTTAGATAGTCAACTTAAAAACCCAAGTA
This window harbors:
- the zgc:165539 gene encoding uncharacterized protein LOC564373 (The RefSeq protein has 6 substitutions compared to this genomic sequence); this translates as MSGLASLQGLSGSSTSSGSKQIVFAQGEGGSFALKTGVSGQSTNDQSSPSLSSSVSQGTTYGVITQAQGTSQSAPGSSSPYTTISLPKYVASQFITRPSSKQFTSVYGTQAGSSAPFTLQESTTYGGQIQTQDATSRLVLGSSTPYISVSSPQVVTSPLTPGPGSKQVTSVYGTQTGSSALFTLQKLLQGKGSKSQVVSVPSTPYVAVSLPQGVTSQSTLVPNSEQLTSVYTTQTGSSAPFTLQELLQGQDSTSQGVYGSSTPYVSVSLPQSVTSQSTAVPSSKQITSIYTTETGSSAPFTLQELLQGQDSTSQVVYGSSTPYVSVSLPQVVTSQLTPVPSSKQVTSVYGTQTGSSAPFTLQKLLQGKGSKSQVVSVPSTPYVAVSLPQGVTSQSTLVPNSDQLTSVYTTQTGSSVPFTLQELLQGRDSSSQVVYGLSNPYVSVSMPPVVTSQSAVPSLKKITAVYGSQTGSSAPLTLQGSYGGLIQPQNAKDASSTGSSSSVLQTSTGDFSNPSSSFSTLKRYYSVKD